AGACCCGCGATCAGCAGCGATCGCAGACCCTGGCGCTTGCGGTACGCGTCCCGTTCCCGCTGGCGGGCGGACGGGCTCCAGGTGTCCTCGACAGAACTCACTTCAGCTCAGGCGCCCCGGCCGACTCGGTCAGCCACTGCGTCTCGATCTTGTCCAGCGTGCCGTTCTCCCGCAGGGTGTCCACGGCCTGGCTGACGCAGCTGGTCAGCGAGCTGTTCTTACCCAGCACCAGACCGAACTGCTCCGGTGTGTCGCTGGTGGCGGGCAGCTGGCCCACCACCACACCGTCGTCGAGTTCGGCGGAGGCCAGGTAGAGCGCCGTGGGCAGGTCGACCACCAGGCCGTCGATCTGGCCGTTGTTCAGGGCCAGCTTGGCCTTGTCGTTGTCGTCGAACACGGCCGGGGTCTGGCTCGGGTCGATCACCGTCTTGATGGCGTTGTAGCTGGTGGTGCCCACCTGGGCACCGAGCTTCAGATCCTTGAGGCCGGCCAGGCCGGTGGCGCTCGCGGCCTTGTTGCCCTTGAGCGCCACGACGGCCTGGGTCACGTCGTAGTAACCGCTGGAGAAGTCCACGGCCTGCTTGCGCTCGTCGTTGATCGAGAACTGGTTGATGTCGAAGTCGAAGCTCTTCTTACCCGGCTGCACCGCGGCGGTGAAGATCACCGTCTCCCACTTCACCTGGTCGTCGGTGTAGCCGAGCTGATGGGCCACGGCGTAGGCCACGGCCGACTCGAAGCCCTTGCCGTTGGACGGGTCGTCGTCCTGGAACCAGGGTTCGTAGGCGGGCTTGTCGGTCCCGATGGTGAGGGTGCTCGCGGTCAGCGTGTCGAGGTCGGCAGGTGTGCACGAGGACGCGGAACTGGAGGACGAGGCGCTCGCCTCGTCGTTCGAGTCGGCGGGTGCGCAGGCCGCGACGGCCAGCAGGGCGAGAATTGCGGTGCCGGCGGCAGGCAGTCGGCGGGACATCGATACTCCAAGGTCAGCGCAGGATTCGGCGGTTGAGTGTATAGCTGCGGGTTTGGGCTCGCAGATGCGGTTAACGCATCCGGGTCTGTGAGGCGTCTGTTCATGACCAGCCATGAACAGGAAATTCACCACGCCATCACACGGGGGCACCCTCAATGATCATCGGGGCCCGTGTGTTCTCATGACGCATGGCCGAAGTACGGGAGAACCGTGACGAGAACCGCTTCGAGATCTGGGTGGACGGCGAGCTGGCCGGGTTCGCCGAGCACCGCGGGCCCGGCCCGGTGGTGAGTTATGTACACACCGAGATCGGCGAGAAGTTCGGTGGTCAGGGTCTGGCCACCCAGCTGATCCGCGCGACCCTCGACACCGAGCGCGAGCGGGGGTCGAAGATTCTCCCGGTCTGTCCCTTCGTCAAGGCGTTCGTGGAGAAGCACCGCGACTACCTCGACCTGGTGCCCGCGAACCGGCGGGCGGCGTTCGGCCTGCCCGAGAGCTGACCCGAGAACTGACCGAGAGCTGACCCGAGAACTGAGTCGGACCGTGAGTCCGACCTGAGCCCGAGTTGGTCCCCCGGTTCTGTCGGTGGTGGTCGCTACAGTCGTTCCTCATGGAGGGCCTGGAGACGTACCTGATCGTCGCCACGGTGATCGCGGCCGGGGTGCTGCTGTTCGCCGGGGCGATGGGGGCGGCCCGGGCCCTGCGCCCGCAGGTGCGCTCGGCCGAGAAGACGCTCACCTACGAGAGCGGGGTCGACGCCGAGGGGTCGGGCTGGGCCCAGAGCCAGATCCGT
The Kineosporia sp. NBRC 101731 genome window above contains:
- a CDS encoding ABC transporter substrate-binding protein, encoding MSRRLPAAGTAILALLAVAACAPADSNDEASASSSSSASSCTPADLDTLTASTLTIGTDKPAYEPWFQDDDPSNGKGFESAVAYAVAHQLGYTDDQVKWETVIFTAAVQPGKKSFDFDINQFSINDERKQAVDFSSGYYDVTQAVVALKGNKAASATGLAGLKDLKLGAQVGTTSYNAIKTVIDPSQTPAVFDDNDKAKLALNNGQIDGLVVDLPTALYLASAELDDGVVVGQLPATSDTPEQFGLVLGKNSSLTSCVSQAVDTLRENGTLDKIETQWLTESAGAPELK
- a CDS encoding GNAT family N-acetyltransferase — encoded protein: MAEVRENRDENRFEIWVDGELAGFAEHRGPGPVVSYVHTEIGEKFGGQGLATQLIRATLDTERERGSKILPVCPFVKAFVEKHRDYLDLVPANRRAAFGLPES
- a CDS encoding NADH-quinone oxidoreductase subunit A → MEGLETYLIVATVIAAGVLLFAGAMGAARALRPQVRSAEKTLTYESGVDAEGSGWAQSQIRYYLYAFLYLIFAVDAVYLFPWVTVVKDLGWATLGEMGVFIGIIAVGLIHAIRRGVLRWI